The sequence GCCCCCGTCCGAAGACGACCCGCTGGCCTACGCGCTGCGAAACCATCAGCCGGTGATTGCGGCCCGCCGCGCCTTTTCCAACCTGACCCCCGCCGTAATCCCTTCCTGAGAATGAGAAGCCCCATGACCCAACCTGAAACCCTGCGCCAGCATGCCGAACAAGAATTCGCCCACGAACTCGACGAGCTGAAAAAGCACGACCGCCACGAGCGCCCGGCCAACTGGCTGCTGTCGCCCTGGGCCGTCGTCGCCTACCTGATGGGCGACAAGCTCGACAACGGCTTTCAGGTCAGCGCCAAGTACATCGGCAGCCGCCGGCTGATGGAAATCGCCGTCGCCACGCTGGCCACCGACCGCGCGCTGCTGCTCTACGGTGTGCCGGGCACGGCCAAGTCGTGGGTGTCCGAGCACCTGGCCGCCGCCGTCAGCGGCAATTCCACGCTCTTGATTCAGGGCACGGCCGGCACCAGCGAAGAGCAGTTGCGCTACGGCTGGAACTACGCCCAGTTGCTGGCCAACGGCCCGTCCGACAAGGCGCTGGTGCCCAGCCCGCTGATGAACGCCATGCGCGCCGGCAAGATCGCCCGCGTCGAGGAACTCACGCGCATCCCGGCCGACGTGCAGGATTCCTTGATCACCGTGCTGTCGGAAAAGACCCTGCCGATTCCCGAACTCGGCTCCGAAGTGCAGGCCACGCGCGGCTTCAGCGTGATTGCCACGGCCAACAACCGCGACAAGGGCGTGAACGAGCTGTCGGCGGCGCTGAAACGCCGCTTCAACACCGTCGTGCTGCCGGTGCCGTCCTCGGAAGACGAGGAAGTCGCCATCGTCGTCAAGCGCGTGAGCGAAATGGGCCGCTCGCTGCAGCTGCCGGCCGAGCCGCCGGCGCTCAAGGAAGTGCGCCGCATCGTGCAGATTTTCCGCGAGCTGCGCAGCGGCCGCACCGCCGACGGCAAGACGCAGATCAAGTCGCCCAGTTCGTCGCTGTCGTCGGCCGAGGCGATTTCGGTGATCAACAACGGCATGGCGCTGGCCGGGCATTTCGGCGACGGCGTGCTGCACCCGCGCGACGTGGCCGCCGGGCTGATAGGCGCGGTGATCAAGGACCCGGTGCAGGACACCGTGGTCTGGAAGGAATACCTCGAAATCGTCGTGAAGGAGCGCGAGGACTGGAAGCCGCTGTACCGGGCTTGCATGGAACTGGAATGAGCGCGAACCCCGTCCACTACTTCGGCATTCGCCACCACGGACCGGGCTGCGCCCGCAGCCTGCTGCGCGCCTTTGACGCCCTGCAGCCCGACTGCGTACTGGTCGAAGGCCCGCCCGACGCCGAGGGCGTGCTGGCCGCGCTGCTGTCCGAGCAGATGCAGCCGCCGGTTGCACTGCTCAGCTATTGCCCGGACGAGCCGCAGCGGGCGGTTTACCACCCGTTCGCCGTGTTCTCGCCCGAGTGGCAGGCGCTGCGCTGGGCGCTGCTGCATCAGGTGCCGGTGCGCTTCATCGACCTGCCGGTGATGCACCAGATGGCGCTGGACAAGGCCCGCGAAGCCGCCGAGGCCGATGCCGAGGTCGAAGAAGCGCAAGCCCACGCCGCCAGCAAAACCGAAACAGCGCACGCCCCGCAAATGCCCGCCGCGCCCGCCGACGCCGCTACAGCCGAGGCCGCCAGCACCGTTGAAAACGCCGCCGAGGCGGCCGACGCCAGCGCCGCCGTCCTGCCCGATCCGCAAAATCCCCAGGACGCCCCCGCCTACCGCACCGACCCGCTGAACTGGCTCGCCCAGGCCGCCGGCCACGCCGATGGCGAAAGCTGGTGGAACCACACCGTCGAGGAGCGCGGCGACGGCGAAGAACTCTTTGCCGCCATCGCCGAAGCCATGACCGCCCTGCGCGCCGACCTGGGCGAACAAGCCGAGGAGCGCAACCCGGACAACGCCAGGCGCGAACTGCTGCGCGAAGCCCACATGCGCCAGCGCATCCGCGACGCCGTCAAGCAAGGCCACCAGCGCATCGCCGTGGTCTGCGGCGCGTGGCACCTGGGCGGGCTGCAGGCCGCCACCAAAGCCAGCGCGGACGCCACGCTGCTCAAGGGCCTGCCCAAGCTCAAGGTGCAATCGACCTGGGTGCCGTGGACTTATCGCCACCTGACCAGCGCCAGCGGCTACGGCGCGGGCATCGAGGCGCCCGGCTGGTACGAGCATTTGTGGCTCTGCGGCCAGCAGGCCGAAGCGAATCCGTCAGCGCCGCCAGCCCGCACCATCGGCTGGCTGGCGCGCATCGCCCGGCTGATGCGCGAGCGCGACCTCGATTGCTCGTCGGCGCACCTGATCGAAACCGCCCGGCTGGCCGACACGCTGGCCGCGCTGCGCCAGCGCCCGCAACCCGGCCTGGAAGAACTGCACGAAGCCACGCGCACCGTGCTGACGCTGGGCGATGGGTCTGTTCTGCACTTCATCAACGACGCGCTGCTGGTCGGCCAGAAAATGGGCCAGGTGCCGCCCGACGTGCCCACCGTGCCGCTGCAAAAAGACCTGGAGCAGCAGCAAAAATCCCTGCGCCTGAAAGCCGAAGCGTTCGAGCGCACGCTGGACCTGGACCTGCGCCAGCCCAACGATTTGGCGCGCAGCCACCTGCTGCACCGCCTGACCCTGATCGGCATCCCGTGGGGACGCATCAGCGGCACCGGCCGCTCGGCGCGCGGCACCTTCCATGAAGTCTGGTCGCTGCAATGGCAGCCCGAATTCGTCATGAAGCTGATCGAGGCCAGCCCCTGGGGCCACAGCCTGCAGGCCGCCGCCACCGCGCGCAGCCTGGACCGTGCGCACAAGGCGGCGACGCTGGGCGAGCTGTCGGAGCTGGTCAATCAGGCGCTGCTGGCCGATCTGGGCGACGCCGTGCAGGCCATCAGCCGCATCTTGGAAAACCGCGCCGCCGTCAGCGGCGACACGCTACAGCTCCTCGAAGCCCTGCCGCCGCTGGCCAACGTGTTTCGCTACGGCAATGTGCGCCAGACCGACACCGGGCTGATCGCGCACATGCTCGACAGCCTGATCCTGCGCGCCGCCATCGCCCTGCCGCTGGCCTGCTC comes from Polaromonas naphthalenivorans CJ2 and encodes:
- a CDS encoding ATP-binding protein; amino-acid sequence: MTQPETLRQHAEQEFAHELDELKKHDRHERPANWLLSPWAVVAYLMGDKLDNGFQVSAKYIGSRRLMEIAVATLATDRALLLYGVPGTAKSWVSEHLAAAVSGNSTLLIQGTAGTSEEQLRYGWNYAQLLANGPSDKALVPSPLMNAMRAGKIARVEELTRIPADVQDSLITVLSEKTLPIPELGSEVQATRGFSVIATANNRDKGVNELSAALKRRFNTVVLPVPSSEDEEVAIVVKRVSEMGRSLQLPAEPPALKEVRRIVQIFRELRSGRTADGKTQIKSPSSSLSSAEAISVINNGMALAGHFGDGVLHPRDVAAGLIGAVIKDPVQDTVVWKEYLEIVVKEREDWKPLYRACMELE
- a CDS encoding DUF5682 family protein, whose translation is MSANPVHYFGIRHHGPGCARSLLRAFDALQPDCVLVEGPPDAEGVLAALLSEQMQPPVALLSYCPDEPQRAVYHPFAVFSPEWQALRWALLHQVPVRFIDLPVMHQMALDKAREAAEADAEVEEAQAHAASKTETAHAPQMPAAPADAATAEAASTVENAAEAADASAAVLPDPQNPQDAPAYRTDPLNWLAQAAGHADGESWWNHTVEERGDGEELFAAIAEAMTALRADLGEQAEERNPDNARRELLREAHMRQRIRDAVKQGHQRIAVVCGAWHLGGLQAATKASADATLLKGLPKLKVQSTWVPWTYRHLTSASGYGAGIEAPGWYEHLWLCGQQAEANPSAPPARTIGWLARIARLMRERDLDCSSAHLIETARLADTLAALRQRPQPGLEELHEATRTVLTLGDGSVLHFINDALLVGQKMGQVPPDVPTVPLQKDLEQQQKSLRLKAEAFERTLDLDLRQPNDLARSHLLHRLTLIGIPWGRISGTGRSARGTFHEVWSLQWQPEFVMKLIEASPWGHSLQAAATARSLDRAHKAATLGELSELVNQALLADLGDAVQAISRILENRAAVSGDTLQLLEALPPLANVFRYGNVRQTDTGLIAHMLDSLILRAAIALPLACSALNDDAAQTLRGNIIAAHGAIALRDAEEQTQAWQRALRQVAASSQTHELLQGLAGRLLLDAHIWEPADAAQALSLHLSSGAEPLKAAAWLEGFLNRNALVLLHDAALWQLVDDWLCGLGEEHFVHILPLVRRTFSTFSASERSDLGQRARQGVRPVQAVASAPGWDEELAALPLPFLRTILGVEV